One region of Camelina sativa cultivar DH55 chromosome 6, Cs, whole genome shotgun sequence genomic DNA includes:
- the LOC104791427 gene encoding chlorophyll synthase, chloroplastic isoform X1 has product MTTSVLNTVSSIHSSRVTSVDKVGVLSLRNPDSVDFTRRRSGSSTLVFGSPGRRFVVRAAETDTDKVKSQTPDKAPAGSGSSINQLLGIKGASQETNKWKIRLQLTKPVTWPPLVWGVVCGAAASGNFHWTPEDVAKSILCMVMSGPCLTGYTQTINDWYDRDIDAINEPYRPIPSGAISEQEVITQFWVLLLGGLGIAGTLDVWAGHTTPTVFYLALGGSLLSYIYSAPPLKLKQNGWVGNFALGASYISLPWWAGQALFGTLTPDVVVLTLLYSIAGLGIAIVNDFKSVEGDRALGLQSLPVAFGTETAKWICVGAIDVTQLSVAGYLLASGKPYYALALLALIIPQIVFQFKYFLKDPVKYDVKYQASAQPFLVLGIFVTALASQH; this is encoded by the exons ATGACTACTTCGGTTCTCAACACCGTCTCCTCCATCCATTCATCCAGAGTTACCTCCGTCGACAAAGTCGGAGTTCTCTCTCTCCGTAATCCCGATTCCGTCGACTTCACTCGTCGGCGTTCTGGTTCGTCGACGTTAGTCTTCGGATCACCGG GGAGGAGATTTGTTGTGCGTGCGGCGGAGACTGATACGgataaag TTAAATCTCAAACGCCTGACAAGGCACCAGCCGGTAGTGGTTCCAGCATTAACCAGCTTCTTGGTATCAAAGGAGCATCTCAAGAAAct AATAAATGGAAGATTCGACTTCAGCTTACAAAGCCAGTCACTTGGCCTCCATTGGTTTGGGGAGTCGTCTGTGGCGCTGCTGCTTCAG GGAACTTTCACTGGACCCCAGAGGACGTTGCTAAGTCGATTCTTTGTATGGTGATGTCTGGTCCCTGTCTTACTGGCTATACACAG ACAATCAATGACTGGTATGATCGAGATATTGACGCGATTAATGAGCCATATCGTCCAATTCCATCTGGAGCTATATCAGAGCAAGAG GTTATTACACAATTCTGGGTGCTATTATTGGGAGGTCTTGGAATTGCTGGAACTTTAGATGTGTGG GCAGGGCATACCACTCCCACTGTGTTTTATCTTGCTTTGGGAGGATCATTGCTATCTTATATATACTCTGCTCCACCTCTTAAG CTAAAACAAAACGGATGGGTTGGAAATTTCGCTCTTGGAGCAAGCTATATCAGTTTGCCATG GTGGGCTGGCCAAGCATTGTTTGGCACTCTTACACCAGACGTCGTTGTTCTAACACTCTTGTACAGCATAGCTGGG TTGGGAATAGCCATTGTTAATGACTTCAAAAGTGTTGAAGGTGACAGAGCATTAGGACTTCAATCCCTCCCAGTAGCTTTTGGCACTGAAACTGCAAAATGGATATGCGTTGGTGCTATAGACGTTACTCAGCTCTCTGTTGCCG GATACCTATTAGCATCTGGCAAACCTTATTATGCATTGGCGTTGCTAGCTTTGATCATTCCTCAGATTGTGTTCCAG TTTAAATACTTTCTCAAGGACCCTGTCAAATATGACGTCAAGTACCAG GCAAGCGCACAGCCATTCTTGGTACTCGGCATATTCGTGACGGCATTAGCATCGCAACATTGA
- the LOC104791427 gene encoding chlorophyll synthase, chloroplastic isoform X2 has protein sequence MTTSVLNTVSSIHSSRVTSVDKVGVLSLRNPDSVDFTRRRSGRRFVVRAAETDTDKVKSQTPDKAPAGSGSSINQLLGIKGASQETNKWKIRLQLTKPVTWPPLVWGVVCGAAASGNFHWTPEDVAKSILCMVMSGPCLTGYTQTINDWYDRDIDAINEPYRPIPSGAISEQEVITQFWVLLLGGLGIAGTLDVWAGHTTPTVFYLALGGSLLSYIYSAPPLKLKQNGWVGNFALGASYISLPWWAGQALFGTLTPDVVVLTLLYSIAGLGIAIVNDFKSVEGDRALGLQSLPVAFGTETAKWICVGAIDVTQLSVAGYLLASGKPYYALALLALIIPQIVFQFKYFLKDPVKYDVKYQASAQPFLVLGIFVTALASQH, from the exons ATGACTACTTCGGTTCTCAACACCGTCTCCTCCATCCATTCATCCAGAGTTACCTCCGTCGACAAAGTCGGAGTTCTCTCTCTCCGTAATCCCGATTCCGTCGACTTCACTCGTCGGCGTTCTG GGAGGAGATTTGTTGTGCGTGCGGCGGAGACTGATACGgataaag TTAAATCTCAAACGCCTGACAAGGCACCAGCCGGTAGTGGTTCCAGCATTAACCAGCTTCTTGGTATCAAAGGAGCATCTCAAGAAAct AATAAATGGAAGATTCGACTTCAGCTTACAAAGCCAGTCACTTGGCCTCCATTGGTTTGGGGAGTCGTCTGTGGCGCTGCTGCTTCAG GGAACTTTCACTGGACCCCAGAGGACGTTGCTAAGTCGATTCTTTGTATGGTGATGTCTGGTCCCTGTCTTACTGGCTATACACAG ACAATCAATGACTGGTATGATCGAGATATTGACGCGATTAATGAGCCATATCGTCCAATTCCATCTGGAGCTATATCAGAGCAAGAG GTTATTACACAATTCTGGGTGCTATTATTGGGAGGTCTTGGAATTGCTGGAACTTTAGATGTGTGG GCAGGGCATACCACTCCCACTGTGTTTTATCTTGCTTTGGGAGGATCATTGCTATCTTATATATACTCTGCTCCACCTCTTAAG CTAAAACAAAACGGATGGGTTGGAAATTTCGCTCTTGGAGCAAGCTATATCAGTTTGCCATG GTGGGCTGGCCAAGCATTGTTTGGCACTCTTACACCAGACGTCGTTGTTCTAACACTCTTGTACAGCATAGCTGGG TTGGGAATAGCCATTGTTAATGACTTCAAAAGTGTTGAAGGTGACAGAGCATTAGGACTTCAATCCCTCCCAGTAGCTTTTGGCACTGAAACTGCAAAATGGATATGCGTTGGTGCTATAGACGTTACTCAGCTCTCTGTTGCCG GATACCTATTAGCATCTGGCAAACCTTATTATGCATTGGCGTTGCTAGCTTTGATCATTCCTCAGATTGTGTTCCAG TTTAAATACTTTCTCAAGGACCCTGTCAAATATGACGTCAAGTACCAG GCAAGCGCACAGCCATTCTTGGTACTCGGCATATTCGTGACGGCATTAGCATCGCAACATTGA